A genomic region of Zalophus californianus isolate mZalCal1 chromosome 11, mZalCal1.pri.v2, whole genome shotgun sequence contains the following coding sequences:
- the LOC113913725 gene encoding LOW QUALITY PROTEIN: putative olfactory receptor 10D4 (The sequence of the model RefSeq protein was modified relative to this genomic sequence to represent the inferred CDS: inserted 1 base in 1 codon), whose product MSFHRHPRVDSSIKRRNHTMVTEFILLGIPETEGLETVLSVFSSIYLCTLLGNVFILTAILSSPRLHTPIYFFLGNLSMFDLGFSSTTVPKMLLYLSGQGQGISFQGCISQLFFYHFLGYTECFLYTVMVYDRFVAICYPLRYMVIMNHRVCAILAIGTWMGGCVHAIILTSLTFQLSYCASNEVDDYFCDIXDILPLACGDTSLAQRVGFTNVGLLSLICFSLILVSYTRVGISISKIRSAEGRQQDFSTCSAHITAILCAFGPVIIIYLQPNTSALLGAIIQILNNLVTPRLNPLIYGLRNKDVKSALQSAFHKRGFAVENK is encoded by the exons ATGTCTTTCCACAGACACCCAAGAGTTGATTCTTccataaaaaggagaaatcacaCAATGGTGACTGAATTCATCCTGCTGGGAATCCCTGAGACGGAGGGCCTAGAGACTGTCCTCTCCGTCTTCTCCTCAATCTATTTATGTACCCTCTTGGGAAATGTGTTCATCCTGACAGCTATTCTCTCCTCCCCTCGGCTGCACACCCCTATATACTTTTTCTTGGGAAACCTCTCCATGTTTGACCTGGGTTTCTCTTCCACAACTGTTCCCAAGATGCTGTTATACCTTTCAGGGCAGGGTCAAGGTATCTCTTTTCAGGGCTGCATATCCCAGCTCTTCTTCTACCATTTCCTGGGCTACACTGAGTGTTTCCTGTACACAGTGATGGTCTATGACCGCTTTGTCGCCATCTGTTATCCTTTGAGATACATGGTCATCATGAACCACAGGGTATGCGCCATCTTAGCCATAGGGACCTGGATGGGTGGCTGTGTTCACGCCATTATTCTAACCTCCCTCACCTTCCAGTTGTCCTACTGTGCCTCTAATGAGGTGGACGACTACTTCTGTGACA CTGATATCTTACCTCTAGCCTGTGGTGACACATCTCTAGCCCAGAGGGTAGGTTTTACAAATGTTGGCCTTTTGTCtctcatttgcttttctctcatCCTCGTTTCCTACACTCGCGTTGGGATCTCCATATCAAAAATTCGCTCAGCAGAGGGCAGGCAGCAAGACTTCTCCACCTGCAGTGCCCACATCACTGCAATTCTTTGTGCTTTTGGGCCGGTAATCATCATCTATCTCCAACCCAACACCAGTGCCTTGCTCGGTGCGATAATTCAGATATTGAATAATCTTGTCACCCCCAGGCTGAACCCACTAATCTACGGTCTGAGGAATAAGGATGTAAAATCAGCCCTGCAAAGTGCATTTCATAAGAGAGGCTTTGCTGTGGAGAATAAGTGA